Proteins encoded in a region of the Clostridium beijerinckii genome:
- a CDS encoding 2'-5' RNA ligase family protein: protein MRYVIVSVVHGEAGDFNNNLRKELFRNFKAKSSKLPAHFTIKAPFEYDDGIADLNNALDEFIKVEKAEPFTIDGYDHFNDRVIFMKVNMSKEAKEVHDRLIDKMNEIPYIKFDKKDGKNKTFHVTLASKNLKFIYDKVWDYIHRYNCEFKCSFDNITIYKWEEGTWKLYKEFRLS from the coding sequence ATGAGATATGTAATAGTTTCTGTAGTACACGGTGAAGCAGGAGATTTTAATAATAATTTAAGAAAAGAACTTTTTAGAAATTTTAAAGCAAAATCATCTAAACTTCCTGCACATTTTACAATTAAGGCACCTTTTGAATATGATGATGGAATTGCAGATTTAAATAATGCTCTCGATGAATTTATTAAAGTGGAAAAAGCAGAGCCATTTACAATTGATGGATATGATCATTTTAATGATAGGGTAATTTTTATGAAGGTAAATATGTCTAAGGAGGCAAAAGAAGTTCATGATAGACTAATCGATAAAATGAATGAGATACCATATATTAAATTTGATAAAAAAGATGGCAAAAATAAAACTTTCCATGTGACCTTGGCATCAAAGAATTTAAAATTTATTTATGATAAAGTTTGGGATTACATTCATCGATATAATTGCGAGTTTAAGTGTAGCTTCGATAATATAACTATTTATAAATGGGAAGAAGGAACTTGGAAATTATATAAGGAATTTAGATTAAGTTAA
- a CDS encoding YibE/F family protein has product MNIILILLIILFILMTIVGGTRGIKSFFTLILNFFTFFFMLILIGAKIDPIKVTFVCAIFISFFSLFFINGFNKKTLSSLLSVIIVIFLVMFITYNMSMNAQIQGFSNEQAETVAFLSLYVQLNFSKIVICEILIGLLGAIIDVSISISSSMNEIYKNDPMSSKNSLFKSGMNIGKDILGTMTNTLLFAYISGFMTLIIYFNELNYPISTIINEKVFCSEVFQVLSCGIGIILIIPITALISSRLLVLNMHSTKNMTV; this is encoded by the coding sequence ATGAATATAATACTAATATTATTAATTATTTTATTTATCCTTATGACAATTGTTGGAGGCACAAGAGGAATTAAATCATTTTTTACTTTAATCTTAAATTTCTTTACTTTTTTCTTTATGCTTATTCTAATTGGTGCAAAAATTGATCCTATTAAAGTTACTTTTGTTTGTGCAATTTTCATTAGCTTTTTTAGCTTATTTTTTATTAACGGATTTAATAAAAAAACATTATCTTCTTTATTATCTGTTATAATAGTTATTTTCCTAGTTATGTTTATAACATATAATATGAGTATGAATGCCCAAATACAGGGTTTTAGCAATGAACAGGCTGAAACTGTTGCCTTCCTATCTCTATATGTTCAATTGAACTTTTCAAAGATTGTAATATGTGAAATTCTAATTGGATTATTGGGAGCAATTATAGATGTATCTATATCAATATCATCATCAATGAATGAAATTTATAAGAATGATCCTATGTCAAGTAAGAATAGCTTATTTAAATCTGGAATGAATATTGGCAAAGATATCTTAGGAACTATGACTAATACCCTTCTCTTTGCATACATAAGCGGATTTATGACATTAATAATATATTTTAATGAACTTAATTACCCTATCTCTACTATTATAAATGAAAAAGTTTTTTGCTCTGAAGTATTTCAAGTTTTAAGCTGTGGCATAGGTATTATTCTTATCATTCCTATCACTGCATTAATATCTTCAAGACTTTTAGTTTTAAACATGCACTCAACGAAAAATATGACCGTATAA
- the argF gene encoding ornithine carbamoyltransferase: MAVNLRGRSFLKLLDFKPEEIRYLLDLSKELKMLKRTGILHDKLKGKNIVLLFEKTSTRTRCSFEVAGRDLGMGVTYLDSAGSQMGKKESIADTARVLGRMYDGIEYRGFSQEIVEELAKYAGVPVWNGLTDEFHPTQMIADLLTIEEKLGRLKGVNFVYMGDARNNMGNSLMVACAKMGLNFTACAPKELFPSEKLVEKCKEIAQEVGGTITLTEDVNKGTKNADVIYTDVWVSMGEPDEVWESRLKLLSPYQVNKDVMNNANENAIFMHCLPAYHDLKTKVGKDVGEKFGMTALEVTDEVFEGKQSVVFDEAENRMHSIKAIMLATIGA; this comes from the coding sequence ATGGCAGTAAATTTAAGGGGAAGAAGTTTTTTGAAGTTATTGGATTTTAAACCAGAAGAGATTAGATATTTATTAGATTTGTCTAAGGAATTAAAAATGTTAAAAAGAACTGGAATTTTACATGATAAGTTGAAAGGTAAGAACATAGTACTATTATTTGAGAAGACATCTACAAGAACAAGATGTTCATTTGAAGTGGCTGGAAGAGATTTAGGGATGGGGGTTACATACCTAGATTCAGCAGGATCTCAAATGGGGAAAAAAGAAAGTATTGCAGATACAGCAAGAGTTCTTGGGAGAATGTATGATGGAATAGAGTATAGAGGTTTTAGTCAGGAAATAGTTGAAGAATTGGCTAAGTATGCAGGAGTTCCAGTATGGAATGGATTAACTGATGAATTTCATCCAACTCAAATGATTGCAGACCTTCTAACAATAGAAGAAAAACTTGGAAGATTAAAAGGCGTTAATTTTGTATATATGGGTGATGCAAGAAATAATATGGGAAACTCTCTCATGGTAGCTTGTGCAAAGATGGGCTTAAATTTCACTGCTTGTGCACCTAAAGAGTTATTTCCATCAGAAAAGTTAGTGGAAAAATGCAAGGAAATAGCTCAGGAAGTTGGAGGTACGATAACTTTAACAGAAGATGTTAATAAAGGAACTAAAAATGCAGATGTGATCTATACTGATGTATGGGTATCAATGGGTGAACCAGATGAAGTTTGGGAGAGCAGACTAAAATTGTTGAGCCCATATCAAGTAAACAAAGATGTTATGAATAATGCAAATGAAAACGCAATATTTATGCATTGTTTACCAGCTTACCATGATCTAAAAACTAAGGTAGGAAAAGATGTAGGAGAAAAATTTGGCATGACTGCATTGGAAGTTACTGATGAAGTATTCGAAGGAAAACAATCTGTGGTATTTGACGAAGCAGAAAATAGAATGCATTCTATAAAAGCGATAATGTTAGCAACAATTGGTGCATAA
- a CDS encoding MATE family efflux transporter: protein MGCKIKDMTEGKPSKLIFIFALPLIFGNIFQQLYTIVDTIVIGKFIGVEALAAVGSGAWLNWMVIDMIIGFTQGFSILISQYFGENNIKKLRKTVTMAIILAIILGILMTTISLLAVRPILIMLNTPENIINDSLSFLLVAFCGIPAILAYNTCSAILRALGNSRTPLIAMVIASAINVLLDILFVVVFKWGIKGPAIATVIAQIFSVLYCVNSVRKLSILKITAEEFKIDMFMIRKLIFLGTPISFQNGIIGFGGLVVQYVINGFGFIFVAGFTATNKLYGILELVAVALGYAMSTFTGQNLGAKKYDRIRKGMNSALKMTVGTSIALSLIIFFFGRYFVMMFISGSPAEVESVTDVAHKYLKVMSSMLFILYMLHIYRNALQGMGDTIIPMISGIVELCMRISVALFLPLLIGETGIYFAEVAAWLGAELILMIAYYIRVKKLGGEDLEKNLEC, encoded by the coding sequence ATGGGTTGTAAGATAAAAGATATGACAGAAGGAAAACCTTCAAAGCTTATTTTTATTTTTGCATTACCATTAATATTTGGTAATATATTTCAGCAACTATATACAATCGTGGACACTATAGTTATAGGTAAGTTTATAGGTGTTGAAGCCTTAGCGGCTGTAGGTTCAGGCGCGTGGCTTAATTGGATGGTAATAGATATGATAATTGGTTTTACACAGGGCTTTTCTATACTGATTTCACAATATTTTGGGGAAAATAACATAAAAAAATTACGTAAAACTGTTACAATGGCCATAATACTTGCAATTATTCTAGGAATTCTTATGACAACAATATCATTACTTGCTGTTAGACCTATATTGATAATGCTAAATACTCCAGAAAATATTATTAACGATTCACTTTCTTTTCTACTAGTTGCTTTTTGTGGAATACCTGCAATTTTAGCATATAATACGTGTTCAGCCATATTAAGAGCTTTAGGAAACAGTCGTACGCCACTTATTGCTATGGTTATAGCATCAGCAATTAATGTATTATTAGATATTTTGTTTGTAGTTGTATTCAAGTGGGGAATTAAGGGACCTGCTATAGCAACTGTAATAGCACAAATATTTTCGGTTTTATATTGTGTAAATAGTGTGCGGAAGTTATCAATACTAAAAATTACTGCTGAAGAATTTAAAATCGATATGTTTATGATAAGAAAATTAATTTTTTTAGGTACTCCAATATCATTTCAAAATGGAATTATAGGATTTGGTGGTCTTGTTGTTCAATACGTTATAAACGGTTTTGGATTTATATTTGTAGCAGGATTTACAGCGACAAATAAACTTTATGGAATACTGGAATTAGTAGCAGTTGCATTAGGCTATGCAATGTCCACATTCACAGGTCAAAATTTAGGAGCAAAAAAATATGACCGTATACGTAAAGGAATGAATTCAGCTTTAAAAATGACTGTTGGAACGTCCATTGCTCTTTCTCTAATTATATTTTTCTTTGGACGTTATTTTGTAATGATGTTTATATCTGGAAGTCCAGCAGAAGTTGAGTCAGTAACAGATGTGGCACATAAATATTTGAAGGTCATGAGTAGTATGTTATTTATATTATATATGCTTCATATTTATAGAAATGCATTGCAAGGGATGGGCGACACTATTATACCAATGATTTCTGGAATCGTTGAACTCTGCATGCGCATTTCAGTAGCACTCTTTTTGCCATTATTAATAGGAGAAACAGGGATCTATTTTGCAGAAGTGGCTGCTTGGCTTGGAGCTGAATTGATTTTGATGATTGCATATTATATAAGAGTAAAAAAACTCGGCGGTGAAGATTTGGAAAAAAACTTAGAATGTTAA
- a CDS encoding GNAT family N-acetyltransferase — translation MVEIKEGNHKFYIGDNEDNIKAVVTYIDSGENNIILDHTFVSPELRGKNIGQQLVKMVVDFARQHNKKIIPQCWFAEEEFVSHKEYEDVWFK, via the coding sequence TTGGTTGAGATTAAGGAAGGTAATCATAAATTTTACATCGGGGATAACGAAGATAATATAAAAGCTGTAGTAACATATATAGATAGTGGAGAAAATAATATTATACTTGATCATACTTTTGTATCACCAGAACTTAGAGGGAAAAATATCGGTCAGCAACTTGTTAAAATGGTCGTGGATTTTGCTAGACAACATAACAAAAAGATAATACCACAATGTTGGTTTGCAGAAGAGGAGTTTGTTTCGCATAAAGAATATGAAGATGTTTGGTTCAAATAA
- a CDS encoding SoxR reducing system RseC family protein: MKTEQGLVIEVVGNSARIKVGRHSDCKNCGACPGSESLILEANNKIGAKPGQRVILEIKETNVLRAAFIVFILPLIALFIGVMLGGFIGQYIGVNKFMFQVIGGVVIFALSIVIVKHFDKASAANEKSKPVIIRIL; this comes from the coding sequence ATGAAAACAGAACAAGGCCTAGTAATTGAGGTGGTTGGAAATTCCGCAAGAATTAAAGTTGGCAGACATAGTGATTGCAAAAACTGTGGTGCTTGCCCGGGAAGCGAAAGCCTAATCTTAGAAGCGAATAATAAAATAGGAGCAAAGCCAGGGCAAAGAGTGATTCTTGAAATAAAAGAAACCAATGTTCTGAGAGCAGCTTTTATTGTATTTATTCTGCCGTTAATTGCTTTATTTATTGGTGTGATGTTAGGAGGTTTTATAGGTCAATATATAGGAGTTAATAAATTTATGTTCCAAGTGATTGGTGGGGTAGTTATATTTGCTTTATCTATTGTTATTGTAAAACATTTCGATAAGGCAAGTGCTGCAAATGAAAAGTCCAAGCCAGTAATTATTCGCATTTTATGA
- the rsxC gene encoding electron transport complex subunit RsxC codes for MLKSFLGGIHPKDSKKYTSYKAIELPPLPETVTIPMSQHIGAPCTPIVKVGDIVKKGQVIATSEAFMHSPIHASISGKVTSIAEMPHTSLVKCLSVVIKSDGLDEWADGIPLERDWEKLEKKEVLDIIKNAGIVGMGGATFPTHVKLSPNKEVDTFIVNAAECEPYLTADYRMMIEYADRIVTGVKIVMKTLGVSKGIIGIEDNKPEAVKVMKEAFKGTSVDIVALPTKYPQGAEKMLIKVLTSREVPSGGLPMDVGVVVQNVGTVIAIYDAVVNGIPIIQRVTTVSGDAIKEPKNLLLRIGTSFKEAISYCGGFSKTPEKLIMGGPMMGMAQFSLDVPVIKGVSGILALSKDAINSGEESPCIRCGRCVEACPMGLIPSMLSILGERHKFKEAKEEYNLLNCIECGSCVYTCPAKRNIVQYIKYSKSQNLAMAQKK; via the coding sequence ATGTTAAAAAGTTTTCTCGGAGGAATTCATCCGAAGGACAGTAAAAAGTATACTTCTTATAAAGCCATTGAGTTACCACCATTACCTGAAACAGTAACTATTCCTATGAGCCAACATATTGGAGCACCATGTACACCTATAGTTAAAGTTGGAGATATAGTAAAAAAAGGACAGGTCATAGCAACTAGTGAAGCATTTATGCATAGTCCAATACATGCATCAATATCAGGAAAAGTTACAAGTATTGCAGAAATGCCACATACATCGTTAGTAAAATGCTTATCAGTTGTTATTAAAAGTGATGGATTAGACGAATGGGCCGATGGAATACCATTAGAACGTGATTGGGAAAAGCTTGAGAAGAAAGAAGTTCTTGACATTATAAAAAATGCTGGAATAGTTGGAATGGGTGGTGCTACATTCCCTACACACGTTAAACTTTCTCCAAACAAGGAAGTTGATACATTTATCGTAAATGCTGCTGAATGTGAACCATATCTGACAGCAGACTATAGAATGATGATTGAATATGCTGACCGTATAGTAACTGGAGTTAAGATAGTTATGAAAACACTAGGGGTTAGCAAAGGAATTATAGGAATAGAAGATAATAAACCAGAAGCAGTAAAAGTTATGAAAGAAGCCTTTAAGGGTACGTCAGTTGACATTGTAGCTCTTCCTACAAAGTATCCTCAGGGTGCAGAAAAGATGCTTATAAAAGTACTTACAAGTCGAGAAGTTCCATCGGGTGGATTGCCTATGGATGTTGGAGTTGTGGTACAAAATGTTGGTACAGTTATAGCTATTTATGATGCAGTAGTAAATGGAATTCCAATAATTCAAAGAGTAACTACTGTTTCAGGAGATGCAATTAAGGAACCTAAAAATCTATTACTAAGAATAGGAACAAGTTTTAAAGAAGCCATAAGTTATTGTGGTGGATTTAGCAAAACTCCAGAAAAGTTAATTATGGGAGGGCCTATGATGGGAATGGCTCAATTTTCATTAGATGTTCCTGTAATTAAAGGTGTATCTGGAATTCTAGCATTAAGTAAAGATGCAATAAATTCTGGTGAGGAGTCCCCTTGTATAAGATGTGGAAGATGTGTTGAGGCGTGTCCTATGGGTCTAATCCCAAGTATGCTAAGCATATTAGGTGAACGTCATAAATTTAAAGAGGCCAAAGAGGAATATAATTTGCTAAATTGTATTGAATGCGGAAGTTGTGTTTATACATGTCCTGCAAAACGTAACATAGTTCAGTATATAAAATATTCAAAATCACAAAATTTAGCAATGGCACAAAAAAAGTAA
- a CDS encoding RnfABCDGE type electron transport complex subunit D, producing MSSEIGVQESKMQGIKAKEADTQENSFTVSASPHIRCDESISKIMWNVNIALAPAAIFSIYYFGIPALINLVVGAASAVAFEYLVQKFRKKKITAFDGSAFLTGLLLAMCVSPTLPVYMIIAGSFVAIVIAKHSMGGLGYNIFNPAHIGRAALMVSWPVAMTTWTKMTTSVDVVSSATPLNILKQQGYSKLIETFGGNTELYKAMFIGTRNGSAGETSTILLIIGGIYLIYKGYIKWQVPVCMIGTVGIITWIFGPSGLFSGDPIFHMMAGGLIIGAFFMATDMVTAPITLKGQIIFAVGAGVITSLIRLIGGYPEGVCYSLLLMNAVTPLIDRFVKPKQFGARG from the coding sequence ATGAGTTCCGAAATTGGAGTACAAGAAAGTAAAATGCAAGGAATTAAAGCAAAAGAAGCTGACACACAGGAAAATAGTTTTACTGTATCAGCATCTCCACATATTCGTTGTGATGAATCAATCTCAAAGATAATGTGGAATGTAAACATAGCATTAGCACCAGCTGCTATTTTTTCTATATATTATTTTGGTATTCCTGCATTAATAAACTTAGTTGTTGGTGCAGCTTCAGCAGTTGCTTTTGAATATTTGGTTCAAAAATTCCGCAAAAAGAAGATCACAGCATTTGATGGAAGTGCATTTTTAACTGGCTTATTGCTAGCTATGTGTGTGTCTCCAACGTTACCTGTTTATATGATAATAGCGGGTTCGTTTGTAGCCATTGTAATAGCCAAACATTCTATGGGTGGGCTTGGATATAATATTTTTAATCCGGCTCATATTGGAAGAGCAGCATTAATGGTATCTTGGCCAGTTGCAATGACAACATGGACAAAGATGACAACTTCAGTAGATGTTGTTAGCTCTGCTACACCATTGAACATATTAAAACAACAAGGATATTCTAAATTGATTGAAACTTTTGGTGGCAATACAGAATTGTATAAAGCTATGTTTATTGGAACAAGAAATGGAAGTGCAGGAGAAACTTCAACAATACTTCTTATAATTGGAGGTATTTATCTTATATATAAGGGATATATAAAGTGGCAAGTTCCTGTATGCATGATAGGAACAGTAGGAATAATAACTTGGATTTTTGGACCTTCAGGTTTATTTAGTGGTGATCCTATTTTCCATATGATGGCTGGAGGATTAATTATAGGTGCATTTTTTATGGCAACAGATATGGTTACAGCACCTATAACTTTAAAAGGGCAAATAATTTTTGCTGTAGGAGCTGGAGTAATAACGTCATTAATTAGATTAATAGGTGGTTATCCAGAAGGCGTTTGCTATTCGCTTTTACTTATGAATGCTGTAACACCACTAATAGATCGTTTTGTAAAGCCAAAACAATTTGGAGCAAGGGGGTAG
- a CDS encoding RnfABCDGE type electron transport complex subunit G: MSNEHAINKEYSIFQIAINLIITCLASGLIIGLVYYVTAPIASEKREISKQESMRALVSDADSFKAVPDKADWFTAEKGGKVIAYVVPGESRGYGGEIKMLVAITPAGEVIDYKILAHNETPGLGDNASKEPFRSQFKGKKEANLTVTKDASDKDDIQAMTGATISSRAVTLAVKNAVHEVTEFAGGK, translated from the coding sequence ATGTCCAATGAACATGCTATTAATAAGGAGTATTCTATTTTTCAGATAGCAATAAATTTAATAATAACTTGCTTGGCATCTGGTTTAATAATAGGACTAGTATATTATGTTACGGCACCAATTGCATCTGAAAAGAGAGAAATATCAAAACAAGAATCTATGAGAGCATTAGTTAGTGATGCCGATAGCTTCAAGGCTGTCCCAGATAAGGCTGATTGGTTTACAGCCGAAAAAGGCGGTAAAGTAATTGCATATGTAGTTCCAGGAGAAAGCAGAGGATATGGTGGAGAAATTAAAATGCTTGTAGCTATTACACCAGCTGGAGAAGTAATAGATTATAAGATACTAGCACATAATGAAACTCCAGGTCTAGGAGATAATGCTTCAAAAGAACCTTTTAGAAGTCAATTTAAAGGAAAAAAAGAAGCAAATTTAACAGTTACAAAAGATGCTTCTGATAAAGATGATATTCAAGCTATGACAGGCGCAACTATTTCATCTAGAGCTGTAACATTAGCTGTCAAAAATGCTGTGCATGAAGTAACAGAGTTTGCAGGAGGTAAATAA
- the rsxE gene encoding electron transport complex subunit RsxE: MKEKWKIFSKGLYDENPIFMLCLSLCPALAVTSSVINGLTMGLCVTFVITSNNVVVSLTRKFVNPKVRVPVYITFIATIVTVVELALQAISPELYSALGIYLDLVVVFAIILARAEVFASKNKVFPSFLDGFGMGCGFTLAMLSISVIRELLGSGSILGFKILGSWYNAPLIMILPAGAFILIGYMIGAIKLHNAHKEAKKIEGSEA, translated from the coding sequence ATGAAGGAAAAGTGGAAAATTTTTAGTAAGGGTTTGTACGATGAAAATCCAATATTTATGTTATGCTTAAGTCTTTGTCCTGCATTAGCTGTTACATCATCAGTGATCAATGGGTTAACTATGGGCTTATGTGTAACCTTTGTTATTACAAGCAATAATGTAGTTGTATCGCTTACAAGAAAATTTGTAAACCCAAAGGTTAGAGTACCGGTTTATATTACATTTATAGCTACTATAGTTACTGTTGTAGAACTTGCATTGCAGGCAATATCACCTGAATTATATAGTGCTCTTGGTATTTATTTAGACTTAGTAGTTGTTTTTGCTATAATACTTGCAAGAGCAGAGGTATTCGCATCAAAAAATAAAGTGTTTCCATCATTCTTAGATGGATTTGGAATGGGATGTGGTTTTACATTAGCTATGCTTTCAATATCTGTAATAAGAGAGCTTTTAGGAAGTGGATCAATTCTTGGGTTTAAAATACTAGGCTCATGGTACAACGCGCCTTTAATTATGATACTACCAGCTGGTGCATTTATACTAATAGGTTACATGATAGGAGCAATAAAGCTCCACAATGCACATAAAGAAGCTAAAAAAATAGAAGGAAGTGAAGCATAA
- a CDS encoding electron transport complex protein RnfA, with the protein MREYFTLFIGALLVNNFVLTKFVGLCIFFGVSKSLDASIGMGMAVTSVITLSSMLAWVVYNFVLLPYHLTFLTTIVFVILIASFVQLLELIIKKQAPTLYSMWGIYLLLIATNCIVLSVPLLSVESNYSFVKSVVFSIGSGMGFALALVLMASLREKLVYADVPKPLEGTGVAFILAGMLALAFLGFSGMI; encoded by the coding sequence ATGAGAGAGTATTTTACATTGTTTATAGGTGCGTTACTTGTAAATAATTTTGTTTTAACAAAATTTGTTGGGCTTTGTATATTTTTTGGAGTTTCTAAAAGTTTAGATGCATCAATAGGTATGGGAATGGCGGTTACCTCTGTTATAACTCTAAGTTCAATGTTAGCATGGGTTGTATATAATTTTGTACTTTTGCCATATCATTTGACATTCTTAACAACTATTGTTTTCGTAATACTTATAGCAAGTTTTGTGCAATTATTAGAATTAATTATAAAGAAACAAGCACCTACATTATACAGCATGTGGGGAATATATCTTCTTTTAATAGCAACAAACTGTATTGTATTATCAGTTCCATTATTAAGTGTTGAATCAAACTACTCGTTTGTAAAAAGTGTAGTGTTCTCAATTGGATCAGGAATGGGATTTGCACTGGCCTTAGTACTTATGGCAAGTTTAAGAGAAAAGCTGGTTTATGCAGATGTGCCAAAACCACTAGAAGGAACAGGAGTTGCTTTTATATTAGCAGGTATGTTGGCATTGGCATTCTTGGGATTTTCAGGAATGATATAA
- the rnfB gene encoding RnfABCDGE type electron transport complex subunit B translates to MFTVIMVLVVLGGIGAVFGFILAFANRKFAMEVNPLIHEVEDILPKGQCGACGYAGCAAYAEAVVMKDDVPPNLCVPGKDAVAKLVAEITGKKAEEVEPRIAHVRCKGTSEKAALSYKYKGVHDCKAASLIQGGPKGCKHGCIGFGTCVSSCPFGAMTMGENGLPVVNRKKCTGCGKCEESCPKNVIQMISMNARVKVDCNSKDKGAIARKLCSAACIGCGLCAKNCSYGAIQVQNNLAVVDQKICAEKCSEATCLAKCPTGAIKVANELIANKNSDTVKVTI, encoded by the coding sequence ATGTTTACTGTTATAATGGTTTTAGTGGTCCTTGGAGGAATAGGTGCAGTTTTTGGTTTTATCTTAGCATTTGCAAATAGAAAATTTGCTATGGAGGTGAATCCACTAATTCATGAAGTAGAAGATATTCTTCCTAAAGGACAATGTGGTGCATGCGGCTATGCAGGATGTGCAGCATATGCAGAAGCAGTAGTTATGAAAGATGATGTTCCTCCTAATTTATGCGTTCCAGGAAAGGATGCTGTAGCAAAACTTGTAGCAGAAATTACAGGTAAAAAAGCAGAAGAAGTGGAACCAAGAATAGCGCATGTTAGATGCAAAGGAACAAGTGAAAAAGCAGCATTAAGTTATAAATACAAAGGAGTTCATGATTGTAAGGCAGCAAGCCTAATACAAGGAGGACCAAAAGGATGTAAGCATGGATGCATTGGATTTGGGACTTGCGTAAGCAGTTGTCCTTTTGGAGCCATGACAATGGGAGAAAATGGACTTCCAGTTGTGAATAGAAAAAAATGTACTGGTTGTGGTAAGTGTGAAGAATCATGTCCTAAAAATGTCATTCAAATGATATCAATGAATGCTAGAGTAAAAGTTGATTGTAATTCAAAAGATAAGGGAGCTATTGCTAGAAAGTTATGTAGTGCTGCTTGTATAGGCTGTGGACTTTGTGCAAAGAATTGTAGCTATGGAGCTATTCAAGTTCAAAATAATCTCGCAGTGGTGGATCAGAAAATATGTGCTGAAAAATGTAGTGAAGCAACATGTTTGGCAAAATGTCCAACAGGAGCAATAAAAGTTGCGAATGAATTAATTGCTAATAAAAATTCAGACACAGTAAAAGTGACAATTTAA
- a CDS encoding Gx transporter family protein gives MNKTFRIVFIGILVSQALALYTIESMIPVPFIAPGAKLGLTNLITVIALYILNNKKDVFLIIILRLLLSTMFGGNLSTLMYGAVGALLSYYAMIFVKNIGKDKVSIIGVSAAGAFFHNVGQLIVAATIVQNIAVTLYLPILSIAGIGTGIFIGITSNFIVKHMSKLPFFNDLNISQ, from the coding sequence ATGAATAAAACTTTTCGTATAGTATTTATAGGTATTCTAGTATCACAAGCTTTGGCTTTGTATACAATTGAAAGTATGATTCCTGTTCCATTTATTGCACCTGGTGCAAAACTTGGTTTAACTAATTTAATTACTGTTATAGCTTTATACATATTGAATAATAAAAAAGATGTTTTTTTAATCATAATATTAAGGCTTCTTCTTTCAACTATGTTTGGTGGAAATCTTTCTACACTTATGTATGGTGCAGTTGGAGCCTTGCTTAGTTATTATGCAATGATTTTCGTAAAAAATATTGGGAAAGATAAAGTTAGTATAATAGGTGTAAGTGCTGCTGGAGCATTTTTCCACAACGTAGGACAATTAATTGTAGCTGCAACTATAGTTCAAAATATTGCAGTTACACTTTATTTACCAATTTTATCTATAGCCGGAATTGGTACAGGTATTTTTATTGGTATAACTTCTAATTTTATAGTCAAACATATGTCCAAGCTTCCTTTCTTTAATGATTTAAATATTAGTCAATGA
- a CDS encoding NusG domain II-containing protein has translation MFKKWDIIIIVILLCISLIPELVFGVIMGKHYNGTYAEITIDGKFYKKINLSEHRGEDQIDIKTSYGDNIIDVKDKSIKVIDADCKDKICVRSGFISEPGQIIVCLPHKLMIEIKSSDIMANSLRCLNE, from the coding sequence ATGTTTAAAAAATGGGATATAATTATAATAGTTATTCTACTATGTATATCACTTATTCCTGAACTTGTTTTTGGGGTAATAATGGGCAAACATTACAATGGAACATATGCTGAGATAACTATAGATGGTAAATTTTATAAGAAAATCAACTTATCTGAGCATAGAGGTGAGGACCAAATAGATATTAAAACTTCATACGGTGATAATATAATAGACGTCAAAGATAAATCTATTAAAGTAATAGATGCAGATTGCAAGGATAAAATATGCGTTAGATCTGGCTTTATATCAGAGCCAGGCCAGATTATAGTTTGCCTTCCACATAAACTTATGATTGAAATAAAAAGCAGTGATATAATGGCAAACAGTTTGAGGTGTTTAAATGAATAA